CGTCGTCCGGAGTTCGGGATGACCAACCGCAAACTGCTGGAAAAGATTGATTTTGAGCGTGGTGTCTTTGTATACGAAGGAAAAGAATACGCTTTGCGCGATACCAACTTCCCGACTGTAGATCCTGCCGATCCTTACCGATTGACGGAAGAAGAACGCGAATTGGTAGAAAAGATTCATTATTCGTTTATGAATAGTGAGAAGCTGAAGAAACACATGCGTTGCCTGTTTACATACGGCGGAATGTATCTGGTGGCAAATTCGAATCTTCTTTATCACGCTTCTGTCCCTCTGAATGAGGATGGCAGCTTTAAGCATGTCAAAATACGTGGTAAGGAATATTGGGGGCGTAAATTGCTGGATAAAGCCGATCAACTGATTCGTACTGCGTACTTCGATGAAGAAGGAGAGGAGGATAAGGAATTTGCTATGGATTACATTTGGTATATGTGGTGTGGACCGGATGCTCCCTTGTTCGATAAGGATAAGATGGCGACTTTTGAGCGTTATTTCCTAGAAGAAAAAGAATTGCATAAAGAGAAGAAAGGTTATTATTATACATTGCGTAACCGGGAAGATGTCTGCGATCAGATTTTGGCAGAGTTTGGAGCTTTCGGACCTCATTCGCATATCATCAACGGTCATGTGCCTGTGAAAACAATTCAGGGAGAACAGCCAATGAAAGCCAATGGCAAGCTTTTCGTTATTGATGGCGGATTCTCAAAAGCTTATCAGCCGGAAACGGGAATTGCGGGATATACGCTTGTTTATCACTCTCATGGGATGCAGCTTGTGCAGCATGAGCCGTTCCAGTCTCGCCAGAAAGCTATTGAAGAGGGACTTGATATCAAATCTACCAACTTTGTCCTGGAATTCAATTCGCAACGGATGATGGTGAAAGATACCGATAAAGGAAAAGAACTGGTGACTCAAATACAGGATTTGAAGAAATTACTCGTTGCTTATCGTACTGGTTTGATTAAAGAAAAGGTATAATTAGTAATCAGTATGCTCAAAGTTGCACGTTTCTGAATTTATTCACCACAGAGGACGCAGAGGACACAGAGCTTTTTTCTGCAAGTAAAGCAGAGCGATAAATACGATTCTAAATGCATGAGACTCTGTGTTACTCTATAGTGAATAAAAAATAGTAAACCTCTGTGTCCTCCGTGTCCTCTGTGGTGAATAAGTTTAGAAAAGAACAATACCCGCTTCGACAATAGCTCCCTTATCGTAATTGCTCGA
The Bacteroides caecimuris DNA segment above includes these coding regions:
- a CDS encoding fructose-bisphosphatase class III, translating into MTAQSNITPESIVSDLRYLQLLSRSFPTIADASTEIINLEAILNLPKGTEHFLTDIHGEYEAFQHVLKNASGAVKRKVNEIFGNTLREAEKKEICTLIYYPEEKLQLVKAREKDLDDWYLITLNQLVKVCQNVSSKYTRSKVRKSLPAEFSYIIQELLHESSIEPNKHAYINVIISTIITTKRADDFIIAMCNLIQRLTIDSLHIVGDIYDRGPGAHIIMDTLCNYHNFDIQWGNHDILWMGAASGNDSCIANVIRMSMRYGNLGTLEDGYGINLLPLATFAMDTYADDPCTIFMPKMNFADAHYNEKTLRLITQMHKAITIIQFKLEAEIIDRRPEFGMTNRKLLEKIDFERGVFVYEGKEYALRDTNFPTVDPADPYRLTEEERELVEKIHYSFMNSEKLKKHMRCLFTYGGMYLVANSNLLYHASVPLNEDGSFKHVKIRGKEYWGRKLLDKADQLIRTAYFDEEGEEDKEFAMDYIWYMWCGPDAPLFDKDKMATFERYFLEEKELHKEKKGYYYTLRNREDVCDQILAEFGAFGPHSHIINGHVPVKTIQGEQPMKANGKLFVIDGGFSKAYQPETGIAGYTLVYHSHGMQLVQHEPFQSRQKAIEEGLDIKSTNFVLEFNSQRMMVKDTDKGKELVTQIQDLKKLLVAYRTGLIKEKV